The Porites lutea chromosome 11, jaPorLute2.1, whole genome shotgun sequence genome contains the following window.
TTGCAACGCCGTAAGAGAAGCTGAAAACAAATAGAGGGAGAGTGTTGCTATGTCCGTGGCGCCCCAACGATCACTGACTACGTGATAGGTGCAAGGTGCAAGGTGAAATAGCCGTAAATCTGTCGTGACTTGTGTACTTTGCGTTACCCATCGAAGACGAGACGAAAGACAGATGCTAATTTGTATCACAATGCGATCTCGCGCGACCTTTCAAAGCAAGCATGAAAATGGCGCGTTCGTCGGGAAAAGCATCTTCAGTCTTTAGACCCTCGCTTGCCAAAAAAACGTAATCTCGTACGcggtatttaccaaatcagtaaCCAAATGGTTTTACCGACAATTAGAATGCATGGCAAGTCAAAATTTTAAGCTATTTATGTAGAGATGATGTTTTGGAAGTAGCAGGGCCATGACTTGGTCGATATTGCAGATAATACTGGCTCTCTAGTTAACCCATCCAAGTTTGGTTTTTCAAAGAGGAAAGATCATGTTCTTGTCGTTTCAATCTTAGCCCGAGCCTTTAATACGCACAAATAAGCGGGTTTAAAGCGATCAACTAGAAGGGAAGCGGTCAGAAAAGTCAGAGAAAGCGTTTCGTCGAGCGGGGAAGATCTGGAAAAGGTAACTTGGTAGTGGATTACTAAATTGGGGTAATTAAAATGAGGGATTCATTCGAGAAGCAATATCGTATGATTCCCTGACGGTGGCCGATAAGCGTCGAGTCTGAAACTCGGGCATTCACGTCGTTGTTGATTACACGTATGTAAGGTTAAATAGTTTTTATTGAGGGTCGCTGCTGGACTCAGCTGTACGGTGATGCTCTCCAACCCTTCTCCGATTTTCTAAACATCGCTTTCAGTAAATCCTTAGAGACTTTTTCGTACAAGCGTGAGGACCGAGCGCTTACCAGTGGGGCGGCCATCTTAGTATATATGTACCGAGGGTGCGGGCGTCGGGGTTTGTAGCGGTAGGGGAAGGGAGGCTATTTCTCTCGCTTTCTCCGAAACCGTCCCCCGTCCCCTAAGTGGATTTGACACTCACCTAAGATGGGACGCCCGTGGCGAACGTCGGGAAGCGATTGTGAAAGGAAACAtcagggccatttatacgaggaaaaataagacgcgtcttacataagacgcgtcttaaataagacgcgaactgtaccatttatacgagcatgtcttatctaataagacgcgtcttagctaagccgcgtcttattttagacgaaatgtgccgttgatacggaaagttcgcgtcttatgtaagacgcgtcttatttttcctctgagaaatggccctaatgttctttcgcactttgtaataatcgttGTAACGTTCGAAGGGGGAGCAACCAAGGGGAGAATGAGTCACAGTCACGGTCCTGTGTGGCAACATTGTAAAAATACAAGTGTTGGACACCAGTTAGTAGCTAGGGTTACATAATatctgtttcttttttactCTTAACGCAAGCATCCCAAATCATCAACGAACGCTTAAAGTCTAGAAACTCAGTCACGAGAAAAAGTTCAAGTTGACGTAGCCTTCGTTTCTCTTTTTGAAAACTGCAAATTAAGGCGCTGAAGACTTCTTTTTTAGCCAGCTGATGTAATTGTACCGAATGAATTTAAGAACGGATGAAATAAACTTGACGGTTGATTTCGCTTTTTGACCCTCATAGGATCACTATGATGTACATGTTATTATGCTCAGCGTTAAAAATATGTAATGGCATCCCGAACGAATAGTGCAACTTTGGAATGAATTATAGCTGGGGGAACCGAAAATGAAAAGATCCGCGCAGACTCACGCGCGTGCCACACGCGATGTTACTGAGAATCAGAGCATTTATGATTGTTTGAGCTCCATGGAAGAGATAGGAGTCATAATCGCTGTGAATATGGCTCTTGAGAACAGTTGAAAATTACAATCTTTCGCCTCCAAGGCCCTGTCTGCTTAGAGTTTTGATTACTCAGTGGTTTACATGAAAATGTACTTgtattaaaacttttttttttcacggttATCAATCCATGAATGAGACATTCGCTGTGGTGTGGTCTTTGATGATTCCgcagtttttctaaaaaaaggtTCCTAAGGGGTCTATAGTCACGCTAAAAAGTCTTTCATTATGGAAAGGTCACTTGCTTACATTGTAATCAAGGCAAATGTTATAAAAATTTGACAGTTTTAAATTCGTCTTACGCCCAGGTCAACTGCTGAAGATTTTTATTCGACCGATAGGCCAGACAACTCAAGCAGAATTCTCGTCGCCTTTTAATAGTTTATTTGGGCCTTCCTTCAGTATTCAACGTTCAATATCGACGTTTGATTTCTTCGGCAATTTCTACAGAAGAGCAGCTGTTTAATCCAAACGGTTTCCATATATAATTCGTCAAAAAAATCAGACGAGACAAGCTTTATGAATAATTTAATTGCCCTAATATTTGAGTTTCCGCTATAAAGGACGGTTTCATTTTCAAGAACAAATAGAATGACACTTCTTAGCCTCCGTTTCCTATTTTTAACCGTCAGTTCATTTCTCTTGCGGATGTTTAGATATCTAATTTTCGTTTTTTGCATTAAATATTTTGTATAAAAAATATCCAACCATAATTTGCGATAAAATTGGCGACCGTTCGATTCCGCTGAACACTGTTAAGAGGCGAATtcgtaaaataaaataaattaaaataaaatatgaactGGTAGCCTAGCaaattatatggaaaaaaaCTGAATGCTTCTGATAATTTGAAAAACCTATACGCTTTGCTTTAGTTTGCtttcaataataattgtaaattattcctcttcctcttcatcAAATGAATTTTTCCATTTTCCAGTTTTCTTCCTGAATTCTCCTGTTTTTCCCAAAGAGCCAGCTACGCTTTCCGCTTTTGGCTCAGGTTGTACATTGTGTACAAGTGCGAGAACTGGGATTTTTTGGATCGTCGAAGATGAAGCGCTACTCAATGATCGAGTGTCCTCTGAGGCGATCGACGCATTTTTCTgcggtgtttttgttttcgtcaCTAAGCTCGCCGTTGAATATTCATCAGTCGGAGCTTTCACATATTGTCCTTTTTTGTGGCTTGGTGAGGATCGGCAAACTGGAATTATAAGTATGACACAAAACATTAAAGCTCCAAGTGGTACAAGAGCTGTTCCTACCAATGTAAAATCATCCAACATGGTGTTAAAGTTAATGGCGGTAGGATCAACAACTGTGCGAGAGCCATCGCTTTTCTCTAGGTAAACGACGGATCTTCGAGGAATCAAGTACCCAACAAGCATAAATGTGACGCCAATCAGAAGAATGAGAATGGAGAGCGTTAGTAAAACGAGTGTTTTTCCACTATAAAGCGAAGACATAGATGTACCACATTTACACTCGTGAGGGCAAAGTTTTTCGGCTTCGGGAGGCGTGTCTCCAGTAAACATGTGATGATGCAGATAGCGTATACCAAAGCGCGACTCCGCGTTTGAGCTTTTCGCGcgcgaagaagaagaagaacgtGAACGCGTTTTGCGAGGTTTCTTTGATTGATCCATCACTACTCAGAGTTCTTCTACTGCGTCTTGTTTTAATAGAACATATGTTCGTCTTTACTTCAGGGTGAATTGCTGCTGTTGTATCTCTTTCTCTGAGATCAGATTAAAAGCATTTGTATTTAAACTCTGTTTCGGTTTCCGTAGTTAGTAAGTAGTCTTTCCACGATTAAAATTGATTCctaaaaacatcaaaatattaatttaagGCTAGACTTCAGAGAGTTGACTTTTTCTCGAGTCAAATCCCAGCAAACTTCAATTTTGTGAAAGTTCTCCTGCCAGTAAATCCACCTGCAAAAGACTAACTACGAATTCAGTGTATATTATGAATTCGCGTCACGCCGAATACAAAACACAACACACGGTGAAATAAAAGTGTTCCCAATGGCCTTTGAAGAACGCGACTCTCTCCTTCAATGGGAATCAGATGGAGTATAAAATGTGAGATCATCGTAAAATGTAAAATCTTAACCGTCGTTCGAGTAACACCGCCAATGTGGCAGCGCTTTGAATACGCTAAGAAACATGTTAATCACTTTTGTTTGAATAGATCAGCTGTTGAGTTGCGATCACCTTCCCCGCAGAATTTCGCGCGTCAAAACAAACTACACTCTGTTCTTATTGGCTCTTGAGATTCATATCCAGACCGTAAGGCCTTCTATTGGTTGAATTTTGAACAATAAAGATCTTGGTACCAATGTACACGTGGCGCTGATTTAATGCTGAATTATATCAAGTTATAATCGTGATCGAACCTAAAACTCCCACTAGGAGTCGAGTCGGTCTACTTTGTTAAACGTCGGATGAAAGAGGAAGAATACGAGAGTTTAAGTTGAAACAGTTTAAGCTGAAGTGATTTAAGGGGGCCGGTTTCAATAACAGCGTCAAGTAACAAACCAATAACACCCACACGTTTCCCGCATTTTAAAAACCGTGTTGGGAAATCAAACACACCGAACCCAACTTTTCCatgctttgctttcttttccGTTATCGAATTAAGTTTAAGGAGAGCTAAAAACAGGTGggagaaaaaattaaacagaaAGAAATGGAATAAAATCTACATATACTGAGaaatttgttttggtttctGTGGAAACCGTAAGCCAGTTTGAGCACATATTACCATAAATTTGTTTACCGGTTTAGTGCTGAATCGCCGAGCATTGGCTTGAATCATTAACCAAGCTGTTTCTCTACCCTGTGAACAGGATATGTTGGGAATAAGGGAAAAGACTAAGCCCTTGTAAGAAAACCAGAGATAAGCACTAGTCTGTTTTTCGTATCATAAAAGAGAAGATGAGACGAACACTGCTTTTCAAAACGGCTTTATTCCTCACCTTTGATCATTATCAGTCtgacgaaaaaaaggaaaaaaaaaaaaaaaagacaacacaacAAGAAAGGCATATATAGTAGACTGGCCGAGTTTTTGATAATTGACACCAGCTTTCGTCAAGTGACAAACTCCCCAGTTTTCTCACTTGATTTCACAATTGTCAGcgcagctttaaaaaaataatttgatttttttgagTGCACAACTCATATGTATTTGAACAAGACAAAATGGGAGGTCTTCTGTCTCCAAAAAGGCGTGGTTTGacaattttacaaaattgttCAAGACCATTATTAGATGTCTTGATTCCGTAGTTCAACAACCTGTGTTTAAAAACTGAATGTTAGTGCCAGCCATAATCGCAACACATTCAGCTGAACCCAGTTCCAAAACGGCCACCTTGAGGACAGAAGAGAAAGTAGCAGGAACCCATGTCCCAtatagagaggtgaccgttagtggaggttcgacggCTGTAATTAATTAAGTTTTATTTCCcatgaaaataacaataaaacatATAAATGGGAAAATGCTCTCTCCTAAAAAGAAGAATCGAATAATATTTTATCGGCTTGGACAGTGAAATACGTTTCTCAGACTGAACATTGATGCTTTGTAGATTAAAATGAACCTATTAGGAGGGCGATTGTCAACCAGTGACTGAATATGACTTTATTACTATCGGACgcaaactgtaaaaaaaactaagtgagaaaggaaaaaagagcaaaaaagcaaaaaaaaaaaataaaccccACATTACCCTTAACTTcaagcctgcgaatacagccttCTCCCCTCGCTCCTACTAGCCGCAAGAAACGTCTCGAGAGacagctgtattcgcaggctaagttaACCAGAGTGCACATCAAAattcaacctcgtttccaggttAGGAGAGGacactgggaacgaggttgatcaAAAGTCACCAACTAACTTCTCCGGATAAGCCTCTGGATAACAATCCAAAAATTGCCAGATGTCGTGTCTGTTCCCCAAATGATCAACTGAAAGGCATAACCTGCAACACATCTCTAGCGAGTTTTTCATGACTGCTATTGCTTCCTCAATAAACCCAAAGTCCTCGTGCAAGAGAGCTAGTTGAGTGTCAATCATTACCTTCCACCTATGATCATCTTCCAACTCGATCTCAGCAATCCGCTTTGCTTTCTCTAGGTATGCCATTGCCTCCTCGTAGTTGCCTTTCCGTCTTTGACAACTAGCATAGTTTTTAAGAGTCAAAGTGGTCTCCTTCTGACCGCTCATGCCACATTTCTTCATCATTTCTAGAGCCAGCATGTAGTGATACAAGGACATGTTTAACTCCTTTTCTGTGTCTCGATGTGCAAAATAGACGTCAGCGATAGCTTTATGGCCTTGAGCAGTCATGTAGTGTTCCCCTAGGCATTGTGTCAAAAGGTTTGTTGCTTCCTGAAGTAGCGGGATACTCTTTCGGTGTTTACCAATAAGTAACTTAGTCACTGCTCTTTCAGGATGTCCCAGGAGCTTCTTATCGCACAATATTAGTGCTATTTGATAAACATTGTTACCCATTTTTTTAAACGTGTTGATTCGTTTTTCAAAGACAAGGCGGGCGTAgctattaaagaaaaaaacttgagaCAACCCATTTGTTCTAAATTCAGTGTAATTCCAATGATAAATATATTTAGCTTGTTCCATAAGGCTGATGTAATCCTCACGACGGCCAATCTTTCTCAGCTCATTTGCAAGAAGGCATAAAAGTTCCACAGTGTGTAATGGTTGGTTCCCCTTGTTGAAATGCATCAAAAGCGTTTTTAGAACGGTAATATAAAAACTTGGCAGAAGGCACATTTCCAGGTACATACATTTTTGTGGAAATTGGTCAAGAAATTTCTTTGTACAGCTCTCAAGAAAAGGATCGAGGTACGGCTGTTCCGCCATTGTTTTGACATAGACTTGCAGAAAGTATTCAAAGTTATATCGTTCACTATTAAAGGCCTCTATGGACTCTCTACATTTGTCTTTGCTCCAGTACAGTTGAGCAGCATCATCGAGACGTGAAATGAAATGTGCACAAGCCGCTTTCTCCACGTCAGCAAATACCTGCGGGTGATAGTTAGTTTCATTAGTCTTCCTTGCAAATGCCTGAATGAGTTGATGGACTTGGAATTTACCAGAACTGGGTTGCTCTAAAAGGGACCTATTTTTTAAGGAACAAAGAATCGTCATCGTCTGTGACGCGGCAAATTGATTGATTGTTGCAGTCACATCCTTAGCAGCATCAAAATCGAACGAACCCGGAAATACGGAAAAGGTAGCAAGAGCCTTCCTTTCTTGTGGCGACAAGAGATCAAACGAGGTCTTGATTGTGTTTTCCAGGGAGAATTCATCGTCCTGAAGAACATCTAATAGTTCCTTTTCAATACTATTAATCAGTGTATCTTCTTCGACGTAGGAAAGTAGAGAACCTACAATGCAAAGCGCGAGAGGAACACAGCCACATAACTCCACCAtcctttttgtctttgaaagtttctttcttgtttctgcCTTGTATTTTGAAAGCAACAGTTTCGTTGCTTCATCTTGAGACAAATTGCTCAATCTGATTTCTTCGATTACTAAATGGTAACCAGCAGCATTAAATGTTTTCCTAGAAGTAATTACAAAAGTGATATTTTGTTTTGATAAGTTCCTCATATCACAGACCATTCTTACAAACTGACTACGGCTCTCCTGAGACTCAAGAGCATCATCCGCATTATCAAGAACAAAAGTAATCTTCAGATCCAACTGTTGTTTGCTCCAGTTTAGTAGCCAGTGCTGAGGATTCTCTGGGGGCTGACATTGGTTTGTACTGCAGACAAGAATCATTGAAGAAGCTACTTCGTTCAAAGACGCCTTGGATCGTAGAGAACAATAAAACACAACGTGCTGCAGTCTATCAAGCTCATAGGCCACTTTGTTTGCTACAGTAGTCTTCCCGAATCCTGGTGCACCAGTTATCATAACAGCGGCGGCAGCTTCATTATGAATGGCCTCTGTGGCTTTTTGAATATCTTGTGAACGGCCAAACGCCTCCGGAAGCTCGTCTGGAAGACAACTACATAGACCAGGAGTACGAGGTTCTTGAACattaatatcaatgctttgcaATTGCAATTGCAGTTGTTGTAATTTCTCCTCTACAGAGAGTACTCTCGGCTCTAAATCTTTCCATCTCTTCATTTCTTCCTCTACACGACGTTTAGTGTCATGGTcgatggattctgtcttaagtTTGTCGATTTCCTTCGTGTCAAGACCTAATGCAACCAAAGAGCGAGCAATAAAAGTCCATTTGGTTTTAAATTCGTCATTAGAAATGGCTGTAGAGATACTGTGACACAGCTCATTTCTGAAGCACTTGATTCGGACGATATGTGCTTCTCGACTGCTGTCTGTATCTGCAGGCATGTTGTGCCATCCCGTGACGGGCTCCACCAACGAACAGCATGTTTCTCGTAGTAACAAATGCAAAAGCGTAATGTCAAACGTCTCAGCGTCTGGGAGAGAGCCTGTAGGGGGAAACAACTTTTCCCATTGGTCAACAAAAATCCTGCCTTTTGACTTCAGGTTTTGAAGTTTGGTTTCGTTATTCTTTAACACTCTTGGCAATACTGCAGGTGGGCATAAAGAATGAAGAACGTCTCTTAGTACGCGTGTCCCTCCATCGATAACCAATCGAGCCAATCTTGTGAAGTTCGTCTTTTCTTCAGTCGCATCAAAAAGGGGAGGCCAGGAAGCCATGTGTTTTTAGCCTTTTGCATCACAAGTCAGCAAAACTTTGAATAATCTTTCGGATTTCCCAGAAACTGTCGAAAGTTATTAGCAGCTTTCTTAGAATATGAACATCACGAAGGGAAGTACTTTGAGTGGATCGATTTTGGGGTCACCGATTTGCCCAATCCCGCGTgatatttcctttttgtctaccATTTCATTGGTAACTTGGCATGAGCCGACAAGTGGACACATTGTCGTCTTAACAAAAGAATAGTTTTTCTTGGGGGTAATGTTACAAAACATCTTTCCCTTCAGCAGTACGTGTTTTTATCTTCTTGTCCTTTACTGGGTAACAAAAT
Protein-coding sequences here:
- the LOC140951993 gene encoding uncharacterized protein — translated: MASWPPLFDATEEKTNFTRLARLVIDGGTRVLRDVLHSLCPPAVLPRVLKNNETKLQNLKSKGRIFVDQWEKLFPPTGSLPDAETFDITLLHLLLRETCCSLVEPVTGWHNMPADTDSSREAHIVRIKCFRNELCHSISTAISNDEFKTKWTFIARSLVALGLDTKEIDKLKTESIDHDTKRRVEEEMKRWKDLEPRVLSVEEKLQQLQLQLQSIDINVQEPRTPGLCSCLPDELPEAFGRSQDIQKATEAIHNEAAAAVMITGAPGFGKTTVANKVAYELDRLQHVVFYCSLRSKASLNEVASSMILVCSTNQCQPPENPQHWLLNWSKQQLDLKITFVLDNADDALESQESRSQFVRMVCDMRNLSKQNITFVITSRKTFNAAGYHLVIEEIRLSNLSQDEATKLLLSKYKAETRKKLSKTKRMVELCGCVPLALCIVGSLLSYVEEDTLINSIEKELLDVLQDDEFSLENTIKTSFDLLSPQERKALATFSVFPGSFDFDAAKDVTATINQFAASQTMTILCSLKNRSLLEQPSSGKFQVHQLIQAFARKTNETNYHPQVFADVEKAACAHFISRLDDAAQLYWSKDKCRESIEAFNSERYNFEYFLQVYVKTMAEQPYLDPFLESCTKKFLDQFPQKCMYLEMCLLPSFYITVLKTLLMHFNKGNQPLHTVELLCLLANELRKIGRREDYISLMEQAKYIYHWNYTEFRTNGLSQVFFFNSYARLVFEKRINTFKKMGNNVYQIALILCDKKLLGHPERAVTKLLIGKHRKSIPLLQEATNLLTQCLGEHYMTAQGHKAIADVYFAHRDTEKELNMSLYHYMLALEMMKKCGMSGQKETTLTLKNYASCQRRKGNYEEAMAYLEKAKRIAEIELEDDHRWKVMIDTQLALLHEDFGFIEEAIAVMKNSLEMCCRLCLSVDHLGNRHDIWQFLDCYPEAYPEKLVGDF
- the LOC140952005 gene encoding uncharacterized protein produces the protein MDQSKKPRKTRSRSSSSSRAKSSNAESRFGIRYLHHHMFTGDTPPEAEKLCPHECKCGTSMSSLYSGKTLVLLTLSILILLIGVTFMLVGYLIPRRSVVYLEKSDGSRTVVDPTAINFNTMLDDFTLVGTALVPLGALMFCVILIIPVCRSSPSHKKGQYVKAPTDEYSTASLVTKTKTPQKNASIASEDTRSLSSASSSTIQKIPVLALVHNVQPEPKAESVAGSLGKTGEFRKKTGKWKNSFDEEEEE